The proteins below come from a single Takifugu rubripes chromosome 10, fTakRub1.2, whole genome shotgun sequence genomic window:
- the LOC101070821 gene encoding ribosomal protein S6 kinase alpha-3 isoform X4 produces MPLAQLADPWQKMPMGRTSGEDVNHDPEDSVGEDDSAPDDVPIKEISITHHVKEGSEKADPRQFELRKVLGQGSFGKVFLVRKVTGPDAGQLYAMKVLKKATLKVRDRVRTKMERDILVEVNHPFIVKLHYAFQTEGKLYLILDFLRGGDLFTRLSKEVMFTEEDVKFYLAELALALDHLHGLGIIYRDLKPENILLDEEGHIKLTDFGLSKESVDHDNKAYSFCGTVEYMAPEVVNRRGHSHYADWWSYGVLMYEMLTGSLPFQGKDRKDTMTMILKAKLGMPQFLSTEAQSLLRNLFKRNPSNRLGAGPDGVEEIKRHQFFNTIDWNKLFRREIYPPFKPAAGRPDDTFYFDPEFTAKTPRDSPGVPPSANAHQLFRGFSFVAITEEDTEPAPNTIVQQLHRSTSQFSDTYEIKEDIGVGSYSVCKRCLHKGTGMEYAVKIISKAKKDPTEEVEILLRYGQHPNIITLKDVYDDGRSVFLVTELMKGGELLDKILRQKFFSEREASAVLYTITKTVEYLHVQGVVHRDLKPSNILYVDESGNAESIRICDFGFSKQLRAENGLLMTPCYTANFVAPEVLKKQGYDAACDIWSLGVLLYTMLTGFTPFANGPEDTPEEILARIGSGKFSLTGGYWNSVSNEAKDLVSRMLHVDPHRRLTAAQVLRHPWVTHRDQLPKYTLNRQDAPHLVKGAMAATYSALNRNVPPVLEPVGCSTLAQRRGMKKITSTAL; encoded by the exons GATGACGTCCCGATCAAAGAGATCAGCATCACTCACCATGTGAAGGAGGGGTCCGAGAAGGCCGACCCACGACAGTTCGAGCTCCGCAAAGTCCTAGGACAGGGCTCCTTTggcaag GTGTTTCTGGTGAGGAAGGTCACGGGGCCTGACGCCGGTCAGCTGTACGCCATGAAAGTCCTGAAGAAAGCGACGCTGAAAG TACGCGACCGGGTCAGGACCAAGATGGAGAGAGACATCCTGGTGGAGGTCAACCACCCCTTCATTGTTAAACTGCACTACG cgTTCCAGACGGAAGGGAAGCTGTATCTGATCTTGGACTTCCTCAGAGGAGGAGATCTTTTCACACGCCTTTCCAAGGAG GTGATGTTCACAGAGGAGGATGTGAAGTTTTACCTGGCAGAGCTCGCTTTGGCCCTGGACCACCTTCACGGCCTGGGCATCATTTATAGAGACCTCAAGCCAGAGAA CATCCTGCTCGATGAGGAGGGGCACATCAAGCTGACTG ACTTCGGCCTCAGTAAAGAGTCCGTCGATCATGACAACAAGGCGTATTCCTTCTGTGGCACTGTGGAGTACATGGCTCCTGAGGTGGTGAACAGACGGGGACACTCGCACTACGCCGACTGGTGGTCCTATGGAGTTCTTATG TATGAGATGCTGACAGGATCGCTGCCGTTCCAAGGCAAAGACCGGAAAGACACGATGACCATGATCCTCAA GGCCAAGTTGGGAATGCCACAGTTTTTGAGTACAGAAGCACAGAGCCTCCTCAGAAACCTCTTCAAACGCAACCCTTCCAACAGATTAG GAGCTGGACCAGACGGCGTGGAAGAGATCAAGAGGCATCAGTTCTTCAACACTATCGACTGGAAT AAACTCTTCCGTAGGGAGATTTACCCTCCCTTCAAACCAGCTGCAGGACGACCTGACGATACATTCTATTTCGATCCAGAGTTCACCGCGAAAACTCCCAGAG ACTCTCCAGGGGTTCCTCCCAGCGCCAATGCCCATCAGCTGTTCAGAGGATTCAGTTTTGTGGCCATAACGGAAGAGGACACAGAACCAGCCCCCAACACGATTGTTcag CAGCTTCACAGAAGCACATCCCAGTTTTCAGACACCTATGAAATCAAAGAGGACATTGGAGTCGGGTCCTATTCCGTCTGTAAACGCTGCTTACACAAAGGAACGGGCATGGAGTACGCTGTCAAG ATCATCAGCAAGGCTAAGAAAGATCCGACCGAGGAGGTGGAGATCCTGCTGAGATATGGACAACATCCCAACATCATCACCCTGAAGGAT GTGTATGATGATGGGCGCTCGGTGTTCTTGGTGACTGAGCTGATGAAAGGAGGTGAGCTGCTGGACAAAATCCTACGCCAGAAGTTTTTCTCGGAGAGAGAAGCCAGCGCCGTCCTCTACACCATCACAAAGACTGTAGAGTACCTGCATGTGCAGGGG GTGGTGCACAGAGACCTGAAGCCCAGCAACATCCTGTATGTGGACGAGAGCGGGAACGCCGAGTCCATCAGGATCTGTGACTTTGGTTTCTCCAAACAGCTGAGGGCGGAGAACGGTCTGCTCATGACGCCGTGCTACACTGCTAACTTTGTTGCACCCGAG GTGCTGAAGAAACAGGGTTACGATGCTGCCTGTGACATCTGGAGTCTGGGAGTTCTGCTCTACACGATGCTAACAGG TTTCACTCCTTTTGCCAACGGCCCAGAGGACACGCCAGAAGAGATTTTGGCTCGTATCGGCAGCGGCAAGTTCTCTCTCACTGGAGGATACTGGAACTCTGTCTCTAATGAGGCCAAG GACCTGGTGTCAAGGATGCTGCACGTCGACCCTCACCGGCGGCTGACGGCTGCTCAGGTCCTTCGACACCCCTGGGTGACGCACAGAGACCAGCTCCCCAAATACACCCTGAACAGACAGGATGCCCCACATCTGGTCAAg GGTGCAATGGCAGCCACTTACTCAGCCCTCAACAGGAATGTTCCTCCAGTCCTGGAACCAGTGGGCTGTTCCACTCTGGCCCAGCGGAGGGGTATGAAGAAGATCACCTCCACTGCCCTGTGA
- the LOC101070821 gene encoding ribosomal protein S6 kinase alpha-3 isoform X3 — MTLIAPDEQLEGFPVGSVCECVCVCVCECVCVCVQCAAATSAVTLVLHQKRSAMKTLIFHIRNRQLQDDVPIKEISITHHVKEGSEKADPRQFELRKVLGQGSFGKVFLVRKVTGPDAGQLYAMKVLKKATLKVRDRVRTKMERDILVEVNHPFIVKLHYAFQTEGKLYLILDFLRGGDLFTRLSKEVMFTEEDVKFYLAELALALDHLHGLGIIYRDLKPENILLDEEGHIKLTDFGLSKESVDHDNKAYSFCGTVEYMAPEVVNRRGHSHYADWWSYGVLMYEMLTGSLPFQGKDRKDTMTMILKAKLGMPQFLSTEAQSLLRNLFKRNPSNRLGAGPDGVEEIKRHQFFNTIDWNKLFRREIYPPFKPAAGRPDDTFYFDPEFTAKTPRDSPGVPPSANAHQLFRGFSFVAITEEDTEPAPNTIVQQLHRSTSQFSDTYEIKEDIGVGSYSVCKRCLHKGTGMEYAVKIISKAKKDPTEEVEILLRYGQHPNIITLKDVYDDGRSVFLVTELMKGGELLDKILRQKFFSEREASAVLYTITKTVEYLHVQGVVHRDLKPSNILYVDESGNAESIRICDFGFSKQLRAENGLLMTPCYTANFVAPEVLKKQGYDAACDIWSLGVLLYTMLTGFTPFANGPEDTPEEILARIGSGKFSLTGGYWNSVSNEAKDLVSRMLHVDPHRRLTAAQVLRHPWVTHRDQLPKYTLNRQDAPHLVKGAMAATYSALNRNVPPVLEPVGCSTLAQRRGMKKITSTAL; from the exons GATGACGTCCCGATCAAAGAGATCAGCATCACTCACCATGTGAAGGAGGGGTCCGAGAAGGCCGACCCACGACAGTTCGAGCTCCGCAAAGTCCTAGGACAGGGCTCCTTTggcaag GTGTTTCTGGTGAGGAAGGTCACGGGGCCTGACGCCGGTCAGCTGTACGCCATGAAAGTCCTGAAGAAAGCGACGCTGAAAG TACGCGACCGGGTCAGGACCAAGATGGAGAGAGACATCCTGGTGGAGGTCAACCACCCCTTCATTGTTAAACTGCACTACG cgTTCCAGACGGAAGGGAAGCTGTATCTGATCTTGGACTTCCTCAGAGGAGGAGATCTTTTCACACGCCTTTCCAAGGAG GTGATGTTCACAGAGGAGGATGTGAAGTTTTACCTGGCAGAGCTCGCTTTGGCCCTGGACCACCTTCACGGCCTGGGCATCATTTATAGAGACCTCAAGCCAGAGAA CATCCTGCTCGATGAGGAGGGGCACATCAAGCTGACTG ACTTCGGCCTCAGTAAAGAGTCCGTCGATCATGACAACAAGGCGTATTCCTTCTGTGGCACTGTGGAGTACATGGCTCCTGAGGTGGTGAACAGACGGGGACACTCGCACTACGCCGACTGGTGGTCCTATGGAGTTCTTATG TATGAGATGCTGACAGGATCGCTGCCGTTCCAAGGCAAAGACCGGAAAGACACGATGACCATGATCCTCAA GGCCAAGTTGGGAATGCCACAGTTTTTGAGTACAGAAGCACAGAGCCTCCTCAGAAACCTCTTCAAACGCAACCCTTCCAACAGATTAG GAGCTGGACCAGACGGCGTGGAAGAGATCAAGAGGCATCAGTTCTTCAACACTATCGACTGGAAT AAACTCTTCCGTAGGGAGATTTACCCTCCCTTCAAACCAGCTGCAGGACGACCTGACGATACATTCTATTTCGATCCAGAGTTCACCGCGAAAACTCCCAGAG ACTCTCCAGGGGTTCCTCCCAGCGCCAATGCCCATCAGCTGTTCAGAGGATTCAGTTTTGTGGCCATAACGGAAGAGGACACAGAACCAGCCCCCAACACGATTGTTcag CAGCTTCACAGAAGCACATCCCAGTTTTCAGACACCTATGAAATCAAAGAGGACATTGGAGTCGGGTCCTATTCCGTCTGTAAACGCTGCTTACACAAAGGAACGGGCATGGAGTACGCTGTCAAG ATCATCAGCAAGGCTAAGAAAGATCCGACCGAGGAGGTGGAGATCCTGCTGAGATATGGACAACATCCCAACATCATCACCCTGAAGGAT GTGTATGATGATGGGCGCTCGGTGTTCTTGGTGACTGAGCTGATGAAAGGAGGTGAGCTGCTGGACAAAATCCTACGCCAGAAGTTTTTCTCGGAGAGAGAAGCCAGCGCCGTCCTCTACACCATCACAAAGACTGTAGAGTACCTGCATGTGCAGGGG GTGGTGCACAGAGACCTGAAGCCCAGCAACATCCTGTATGTGGACGAGAGCGGGAACGCCGAGTCCATCAGGATCTGTGACTTTGGTTTCTCCAAACAGCTGAGGGCGGAGAACGGTCTGCTCATGACGCCGTGCTACACTGCTAACTTTGTTGCACCCGAG GTGCTGAAGAAACAGGGTTACGATGCTGCCTGTGACATCTGGAGTCTGGGAGTTCTGCTCTACACGATGCTAACAGG TTTCACTCCTTTTGCCAACGGCCCAGAGGACACGCCAGAAGAGATTTTGGCTCGTATCGGCAGCGGCAAGTTCTCTCTCACTGGAGGATACTGGAACTCTGTCTCTAATGAGGCCAAG GACCTGGTGTCAAGGATGCTGCACGTCGACCCTCACCGGCGGCTGACGGCTGCTCAGGTCCTTCGACACCCCTGGGTGACGCACAGAGACCAGCTCCCCAAATACACCCTGAACAGACAGGATGCCCCACATCTGGTCAAg GGTGCAATGGCAGCCACTTACTCAGCCCTCAACAGGAATGTTCCTCCAGTCCTGGAACCAGTGGGCTGTTCCACTCTGGCCCAGCGGAGGGGTATGAAGAAGATCACCTCCACTGCCCTGTGA
- the LOC101070821 gene encoding ribosomal protein S6 kinase alpha-3 isoform X2, which translates to MMTHCSPEAKPLCIPAVTSLVRALRRRLKAFRRLLLLTRSDAGPPHTASHTGQKKPLNGNNGQAVSGCGPTQPRVTDDVPIKEISITHHVKEGSEKADPRQFELRKVLGQGSFGKVFLVRKVTGPDAGQLYAMKVLKKATLKVRDRVRTKMERDILVEVNHPFIVKLHYAFQTEGKLYLILDFLRGGDLFTRLSKEVMFTEEDVKFYLAELALALDHLHGLGIIYRDLKPENILLDEEGHIKLTDFGLSKESVDHDNKAYSFCGTVEYMAPEVVNRRGHSHYADWWSYGVLMYEMLTGSLPFQGKDRKDTMTMILKAKLGMPQFLSTEAQSLLRNLFKRNPSNRLGAGPDGVEEIKRHQFFNTIDWNKLFRREIYPPFKPAAGRPDDTFYFDPEFTAKTPRDSPGVPPSANAHQLFRGFSFVAITEEDTEPAPNTIVQLHRSTSQFSDTYEIKEDIGVGSYSVCKRCLHKGTGMEYAVKIISKAKKDPTEEVEILLRYGQHPNIITLKDVYDDGRSVFLVTELMKGGELLDKILRQKFFSEREASAVLYTITKTVEYLHVQGVVHRDLKPSNILYVDESGNAESIRICDFGFSKQLRAENGLLMTPCYTANFVAPEVLKKQGYDAACDIWSLGVLLYTMLTGFTPFANGPEDTPEEILARIGSGKFSLTGGYWNSVSNEAKDLVSRMLHVDPHRRLTAAQVLRHPWVTHRDQLPKYTLNRQDAPHLVKGAMAATYSALNRNVPPVLEPVGCSTLAQRRGMKKITSTAL; encoded by the exons GATGACGTCCCGATCAAAGAGATCAGCATCACTCACCATGTGAAGGAGGGGTCCGAGAAGGCCGACCCACGACAGTTCGAGCTCCGCAAAGTCCTAGGACAGGGCTCCTTTggcaag GTGTTTCTGGTGAGGAAGGTCACGGGGCCTGACGCCGGTCAGCTGTACGCCATGAAAGTCCTGAAGAAAGCGACGCTGAAAG TACGCGACCGGGTCAGGACCAAGATGGAGAGAGACATCCTGGTGGAGGTCAACCACCCCTTCATTGTTAAACTGCACTACG cgTTCCAGACGGAAGGGAAGCTGTATCTGATCTTGGACTTCCTCAGAGGAGGAGATCTTTTCACACGCCTTTCCAAGGAG GTGATGTTCACAGAGGAGGATGTGAAGTTTTACCTGGCAGAGCTCGCTTTGGCCCTGGACCACCTTCACGGCCTGGGCATCATTTATAGAGACCTCAAGCCAGAGAA CATCCTGCTCGATGAGGAGGGGCACATCAAGCTGACTG ACTTCGGCCTCAGTAAAGAGTCCGTCGATCATGACAACAAGGCGTATTCCTTCTGTGGCACTGTGGAGTACATGGCTCCTGAGGTGGTGAACAGACGGGGACACTCGCACTACGCCGACTGGTGGTCCTATGGAGTTCTTATG TATGAGATGCTGACAGGATCGCTGCCGTTCCAAGGCAAAGACCGGAAAGACACGATGACCATGATCCTCAA GGCCAAGTTGGGAATGCCACAGTTTTTGAGTACAGAAGCACAGAGCCTCCTCAGAAACCTCTTCAAACGCAACCCTTCCAACAGATTAG GAGCTGGACCAGACGGCGTGGAAGAGATCAAGAGGCATCAGTTCTTCAACACTATCGACTGGAAT AAACTCTTCCGTAGGGAGATTTACCCTCCCTTCAAACCAGCTGCAGGACGACCTGACGATACATTCTATTTCGATCCAGAGTTCACCGCGAAAACTCCCAGAG ACTCTCCAGGGGTTCCTCCCAGCGCCAATGCCCATCAGCTGTTCAGAGGATTCAGTTTTGTGGCCATAACGGAAGAGGACACAGAACCAGCCCCCAACACGATTGTTcag CTTCACAGAAGCACATCCCAGTTTTCAGACACCTATGAAATCAAAGAGGACATTGGAGTCGGGTCCTATTCCGTCTGTAAACGCTGCTTACACAAAGGAACGGGCATGGAGTACGCTGTCAAG ATCATCAGCAAGGCTAAGAAAGATCCGACCGAGGAGGTGGAGATCCTGCTGAGATATGGACAACATCCCAACATCATCACCCTGAAGGAT GTGTATGATGATGGGCGCTCGGTGTTCTTGGTGACTGAGCTGATGAAAGGAGGTGAGCTGCTGGACAAAATCCTACGCCAGAAGTTTTTCTCGGAGAGAGAAGCCAGCGCCGTCCTCTACACCATCACAAAGACTGTAGAGTACCTGCATGTGCAGGGG GTGGTGCACAGAGACCTGAAGCCCAGCAACATCCTGTATGTGGACGAGAGCGGGAACGCCGAGTCCATCAGGATCTGTGACTTTGGTTTCTCCAAACAGCTGAGGGCGGAGAACGGTCTGCTCATGACGCCGTGCTACACTGCTAACTTTGTTGCACCCGAG GTGCTGAAGAAACAGGGTTACGATGCTGCCTGTGACATCTGGAGTCTGGGAGTTCTGCTCTACACGATGCTAACAGG TTTCACTCCTTTTGCCAACGGCCCAGAGGACACGCCAGAAGAGATTTTGGCTCGTATCGGCAGCGGCAAGTTCTCTCTCACTGGAGGATACTGGAACTCTGTCTCTAATGAGGCCAAG GACCTGGTGTCAAGGATGCTGCACGTCGACCCTCACCGGCGGCTGACGGCTGCTCAGGTCCTTCGACACCCCTGGGTGACGCACAGAGACCAGCTCCCCAAATACACCCTGAACAGACAGGATGCCCCACATCTGGTCAAg GGTGCAATGGCAGCCACTTACTCAGCCCTCAACAGGAATGTTCCTCCAGTCCTGGAACCAGTGGGCTGTTCCACTCTGGCCCAGCGGAGGGGTATGAAGAAGATCACCTCCACTGCCCTGTGA
- the LOC101070821 gene encoding ribosomal protein S6 kinase alpha-3 isoform X1 codes for MMTHCSPEAKPLCIPAVTSLVRALRRRLKAFRRLLLLTRSDAGPPHTASHTGQKKPLNGNNGQAVSGCGPTQPRVTDDVPIKEISITHHVKEGSEKADPRQFELRKVLGQGSFGKVFLVRKVTGPDAGQLYAMKVLKKATLKVRDRVRTKMERDILVEVNHPFIVKLHYAFQTEGKLYLILDFLRGGDLFTRLSKEVMFTEEDVKFYLAELALALDHLHGLGIIYRDLKPENILLDEEGHIKLTDFGLSKESVDHDNKAYSFCGTVEYMAPEVVNRRGHSHYADWWSYGVLMYEMLTGSLPFQGKDRKDTMTMILKAKLGMPQFLSTEAQSLLRNLFKRNPSNRLGAGPDGVEEIKRHQFFNTIDWNKLFRREIYPPFKPAAGRPDDTFYFDPEFTAKTPRDSPGVPPSANAHQLFRGFSFVAITEEDTEPAPNTIVQQLHRSTSQFSDTYEIKEDIGVGSYSVCKRCLHKGTGMEYAVKIISKAKKDPTEEVEILLRYGQHPNIITLKDVYDDGRSVFLVTELMKGGELLDKILRQKFFSEREASAVLYTITKTVEYLHVQGVVHRDLKPSNILYVDESGNAESIRICDFGFSKQLRAENGLLMTPCYTANFVAPEVLKKQGYDAACDIWSLGVLLYTMLTGFTPFANGPEDTPEEILARIGSGKFSLTGGYWNSVSNEAKDLVSRMLHVDPHRRLTAAQVLRHPWVTHRDQLPKYTLNRQDAPHLVKGAMAATYSALNRNVPPVLEPVGCSTLAQRRGMKKITSTAL; via the exons GATGACGTCCCGATCAAAGAGATCAGCATCACTCACCATGTGAAGGAGGGGTCCGAGAAGGCCGACCCACGACAGTTCGAGCTCCGCAAAGTCCTAGGACAGGGCTCCTTTggcaag GTGTTTCTGGTGAGGAAGGTCACGGGGCCTGACGCCGGTCAGCTGTACGCCATGAAAGTCCTGAAGAAAGCGACGCTGAAAG TACGCGACCGGGTCAGGACCAAGATGGAGAGAGACATCCTGGTGGAGGTCAACCACCCCTTCATTGTTAAACTGCACTACG cgTTCCAGACGGAAGGGAAGCTGTATCTGATCTTGGACTTCCTCAGAGGAGGAGATCTTTTCACACGCCTTTCCAAGGAG GTGATGTTCACAGAGGAGGATGTGAAGTTTTACCTGGCAGAGCTCGCTTTGGCCCTGGACCACCTTCACGGCCTGGGCATCATTTATAGAGACCTCAAGCCAGAGAA CATCCTGCTCGATGAGGAGGGGCACATCAAGCTGACTG ACTTCGGCCTCAGTAAAGAGTCCGTCGATCATGACAACAAGGCGTATTCCTTCTGTGGCACTGTGGAGTACATGGCTCCTGAGGTGGTGAACAGACGGGGACACTCGCACTACGCCGACTGGTGGTCCTATGGAGTTCTTATG TATGAGATGCTGACAGGATCGCTGCCGTTCCAAGGCAAAGACCGGAAAGACACGATGACCATGATCCTCAA GGCCAAGTTGGGAATGCCACAGTTTTTGAGTACAGAAGCACAGAGCCTCCTCAGAAACCTCTTCAAACGCAACCCTTCCAACAGATTAG GAGCTGGACCAGACGGCGTGGAAGAGATCAAGAGGCATCAGTTCTTCAACACTATCGACTGGAAT AAACTCTTCCGTAGGGAGATTTACCCTCCCTTCAAACCAGCTGCAGGACGACCTGACGATACATTCTATTTCGATCCAGAGTTCACCGCGAAAACTCCCAGAG ACTCTCCAGGGGTTCCTCCCAGCGCCAATGCCCATCAGCTGTTCAGAGGATTCAGTTTTGTGGCCATAACGGAAGAGGACACAGAACCAGCCCCCAACACGATTGTTcag CAGCTTCACAGAAGCACATCCCAGTTTTCAGACACCTATGAAATCAAAGAGGACATTGGAGTCGGGTCCTATTCCGTCTGTAAACGCTGCTTACACAAAGGAACGGGCATGGAGTACGCTGTCAAG ATCATCAGCAAGGCTAAGAAAGATCCGACCGAGGAGGTGGAGATCCTGCTGAGATATGGACAACATCCCAACATCATCACCCTGAAGGAT GTGTATGATGATGGGCGCTCGGTGTTCTTGGTGACTGAGCTGATGAAAGGAGGTGAGCTGCTGGACAAAATCCTACGCCAGAAGTTTTTCTCGGAGAGAGAAGCCAGCGCCGTCCTCTACACCATCACAAAGACTGTAGAGTACCTGCATGTGCAGGGG GTGGTGCACAGAGACCTGAAGCCCAGCAACATCCTGTATGTGGACGAGAGCGGGAACGCCGAGTCCATCAGGATCTGTGACTTTGGTTTCTCCAAACAGCTGAGGGCGGAGAACGGTCTGCTCATGACGCCGTGCTACACTGCTAACTTTGTTGCACCCGAG GTGCTGAAGAAACAGGGTTACGATGCTGCCTGTGACATCTGGAGTCTGGGAGTTCTGCTCTACACGATGCTAACAGG TTTCACTCCTTTTGCCAACGGCCCAGAGGACACGCCAGAAGAGATTTTGGCTCGTATCGGCAGCGGCAAGTTCTCTCTCACTGGAGGATACTGGAACTCTGTCTCTAATGAGGCCAAG GACCTGGTGTCAAGGATGCTGCACGTCGACCCTCACCGGCGGCTGACGGCTGCTCAGGTCCTTCGACACCCCTGGGTGACGCACAGAGACCAGCTCCCCAAATACACCCTGAACAGACAGGATGCCCCACATCTGGTCAAg GGTGCAATGGCAGCCACTTACTCAGCCCTCAACAGGAATGTTCCTCCAGTCCTGGAACCAGTGGGCTGTTCCACTCTGGCCCAGCGGAGGGGTATGAAGAAGATCACCTCCACTGCCCTGTGA
- the LOC101070821 gene encoding ribosomal protein S6 kinase alpha-3 isoform X5 has product MRRSMLAPQNLSRGRDYRTHYSLGHPEACRSPTWELQDDVPIKEISITHHVKEGSEKADPRQFELRKVLGQGSFGKVFLVRKVTGPDAGQLYAMKVLKKATLKVRDRVRTKMERDILVEVNHPFIVKLHYAFQTEGKLYLILDFLRGGDLFTRLSKEVMFTEEDVKFYLAELALALDHLHGLGIIYRDLKPENILLDEEGHIKLTDFGLSKESVDHDNKAYSFCGTVEYMAPEVVNRRGHSHYADWWSYGVLMYEMLTGSLPFQGKDRKDTMTMILKAKLGMPQFLSTEAQSLLRNLFKRNPSNRLGAGPDGVEEIKRHQFFNTIDWNKLFRREIYPPFKPAAGRPDDTFYFDPEFTAKTPRDSPGVPPSANAHQLFRGFSFVAITEEDTEPAPNTIVQQLHRSTSQFSDTYEIKEDIGVGSYSVCKRCLHKGTGMEYAVKIISKAKKDPTEEVEILLRYGQHPNIITLKDVYDDGRSVFLVTELMKGGELLDKILRQKFFSEREASAVLYTITKTVEYLHVQGVVHRDLKPSNILYVDESGNAESIRICDFGFSKQLRAENGLLMTPCYTANFVAPEVLKKQGYDAACDIWSLGVLLYTMLTGFTPFANGPEDTPEEILARIGSGKFSLTGGYWNSVSNEAKDLVSRMLHVDPHRRLTAAQVLRHPWVTHRDQLPKYTLNRQDAPHLVKGAMAATYSALNRNVPPVLEPVGCSTLAQRRGMKKITSTAL; this is encoded by the exons ATGCGCAGGAGCATGTTAGCGCCACAGAACCTGAGCCGCGGCCGGGACTACAGGACACATTATTCACTGGGACATCCAGAAGCCTGCAGGTCACCCACCTGGGAACTTCAG GATGACGTCCCGATCAAAGAGATCAGCATCACTCACCATGTGAAGGAGGGGTCCGAGAAGGCCGACCCACGACAGTTCGAGCTCCGCAAAGTCCTAGGACAGGGCTCCTTTggcaag GTGTTTCTGGTGAGGAAGGTCACGGGGCCTGACGCCGGTCAGCTGTACGCCATGAAAGTCCTGAAGAAAGCGACGCTGAAAG TACGCGACCGGGTCAGGACCAAGATGGAGAGAGACATCCTGGTGGAGGTCAACCACCCCTTCATTGTTAAACTGCACTACG cgTTCCAGACGGAAGGGAAGCTGTATCTGATCTTGGACTTCCTCAGAGGAGGAGATCTTTTCACACGCCTTTCCAAGGAG GTGATGTTCACAGAGGAGGATGTGAAGTTTTACCTGGCAGAGCTCGCTTTGGCCCTGGACCACCTTCACGGCCTGGGCATCATTTATAGAGACCTCAAGCCAGAGAA CATCCTGCTCGATGAGGAGGGGCACATCAAGCTGACTG ACTTCGGCCTCAGTAAAGAGTCCGTCGATCATGACAACAAGGCGTATTCCTTCTGTGGCACTGTGGAGTACATGGCTCCTGAGGTGGTGAACAGACGGGGACACTCGCACTACGCCGACTGGTGGTCCTATGGAGTTCTTATG TATGAGATGCTGACAGGATCGCTGCCGTTCCAAGGCAAAGACCGGAAAGACACGATGACCATGATCCTCAA GGCCAAGTTGGGAATGCCACAGTTTTTGAGTACAGAAGCACAGAGCCTCCTCAGAAACCTCTTCAAACGCAACCCTTCCAACAGATTAG GAGCTGGACCAGACGGCGTGGAAGAGATCAAGAGGCATCAGTTCTTCAACACTATCGACTGGAAT AAACTCTTCCGTAGGGAGATTTACCCTCCCTTCAAACCAGCTGCAGGACGACCTGACGATACATTCTATTTCGATCCAGAGTTCACCGCGAAAACTCCCAGAG ACTCTCCAGGGGTTCCTCCCAGCGCCAATGCCCATCAGCTGTTCAGAGGATTCAGTTTTGTGGCCATAACGGAAGAGGACACAGAACCAGCCCCCAACACGATTGTTcag CAGCTTCACAGAAGCACATCCCAGTTTTCAGACACCTATGAAATCAAAGAGGACATTGGAGTCGGGTCCTATTCCGTCTGTAAACGCTGCTTACACAAAGGAACGGGCATGGAGTACGCTGTCAAG ATCATCAGCAAGGCTAAGAAAGATCCGACCGAGGAGGTGGAGATCCTGCTGAGATATGGACAACATCCCAACATCATCACCCTGAAGGAT GTGTATGATGATGGGCGCTCGGTGTTCTTGGTGACTGAGCTGATGAAAGGAGGTGAGCTGCTGGACAAAATCCTACGCCAGAAGTTTTTCTCGGAGAGAGAAGCCAGCGCCGTCCTCTACACCATCACAAAGACTGTAGAGTACCTGCATGTGCAGGGG GTGGTGCACAGAGACCTGAAGCCCAGCAACATCCTGTATGTGGACGAGAGCGGGAACGCCGAGTCCATCAGGATCTGTGACTTTGGTTTCTCCAAACAGCTGAGGGCGGAGAACGGTCTGCTCATGACGCCGTGCTACACTGCTAACTTTGTTGCACCCGAG GTGCTGAAGAAACAGGGTTACGATGCTGCCTGTGACATCTGGAGTCTGGGAGTTCTGCTCTACACGATGCTAACAGG TTTCACTCCTTTTGCCAACGGCCCAGAGGACACGCCAGAAGAGATTTTGGCTCGTATCGGCAGCGGCAAGTTCTCTCTCACTGGAGGATACTGGAACTCTGTCTCTAATGAGGCCAAG GACCTGGTGTCAAGGATGCTGCACGTCGACCCTCACCGGCGGCTGACGGCTGCTCAGGTCCTTCGACACCCCTGGGTGACGCACAGAGACCAGCTCCCCAAATACACCCTGAACAGACAGGATGCCCCACATCTGGTCAAg GGTGCAATGGCAGCCACTTACTCAGCCCTCAACAGGAATGTTCCTCCAGTCCTGGAACCAGTGGGCTGTTCCACTCTGGCCCAGCGGAGGGGTATGAAGAAGATCACCTCCACTGCCCTGTGA